In the genome of Gemmatimonadota bacterium, one region contains:
- a CDS encoding response regulator gives MRQVSSKSAARRTPRRGTLAHRQAALLRLAVDLVAATDEAQVCQRLVDGLHDEALGYDFLGAFLLDETGDRVLRASIGWPDAPKAWRVHPGEGLSDRAMKDAKLHYTAAVAGERSYLPSLNSGSEVDVPLHIDGQVIGVLVVESAEPNAFTPSDFKVLSAVADFASLAIGRARLLVSERRRADEQKALLDTMADLSSERELSKLLQAVLERAVTLLGVTGGELAIYDEQTRELVIVASHHIGKDSTGVRLGLGEGAMGTVAVTHEPLIIPEYDEWSGRSRSYSDVRSTVRAVMAAPLLIGKRLVGAIASVHSDPARQFGADDLRLLNLFAPQAAIAIENARLYTEAQRQKEYFETVVVNSPVAIVTLETNGRITSFNPAFEKLFGYTQEEGVGRDLDDLINTEETQAEAKAYTSQATHRTARGIGKRRRKDGSMLDVELAGVPVAVEGKNVGIMALYHDVTDLLSAKREAESANQAKSRFLANMSHELRTPLNAIIGYSEMLKEDAEENGDTAYIADLGKIRSSGKHLLALINDVLDLSKIEAGKMELYLETFDVRATVDDVVTTVEPLIAQNGNHLEVNCAPGLGAMRADMIKVRQTLLNLLSNASKFTDHGTVRLDVTRARAAEGGRDEYTFRVSDTGIGMTDAQQAKLFEAFSQAEASTTRRFGGTGLGLAISRRFCEMMGGTITVESEHGRGSTFTVRLPASVGENTPAETPVAASDVTQSAGRVLVIDDEASVRSLMRRFLLREGLTVDEAATGEAGLRAARETRPDAITLDVMMPGMDGWSVLAALKADPDLCDVPVIMLTIVDDKRAGFALGASEYLTKPIDREQLRRVLAKYRPLEEGGSVLVVEDDPSASELLRRTLGAEGWRVKVARNGREALTQMDVEEPAIILLDLMMPEMDGFEFLSEIRSLPRASTVPVIVVTAKELTAAERSKLNGQVTTVLQKGNYSRDELLSEIASKLGNRIRRDTQIGETH, from the coding sequence ATGCGCCAGGTGTCTTCTAAATCCGCGGCTCGCAGGACGCCGCGACGTGGGACTCTTGCACATCGACAGGCCGCGCTGCTGCGGCTGGCCGTCGATCTTGTAGCGGCTACCGACGAAGCGCAGGTCTGCCAGCGCCTGGTCGACGGCCTGCATGACGAAGCGCTGGGCTACGACTTCCTCGGCGCCTTTCTTCTGGATGAAACGGGCGACCGCGTGCTCCGTGCGAGCATTGGCTGGCCGGACGCCCCCAAAGCCTGGCGGGTACATCCCGGCGAGGGGCTGAGCGATCGAGCGATGAAGGACGCGAAGCTCCATTACACCGCCGCCGTCGCGGGCGAGCGCAGCTACCTGCCCAGCCTCAACAGCGGGTCGGAGGTGGACGTTCCGCTGCACATCGATGGCCAGGTGATCGGTGTGCTGGTGGTGGAAAGTGCGGAGCCGAACGCATTCACGCCGTCCGACTTCAAGGTGCTCAGCGCGGTGGCCGACTTCGCAAGTCTCGCAATCGGACGCGCGAGGCTGCTGGTCTCGGAGCGCAGACGCGCGGATGAACAGAAGGCACTGCTTGATACGATGGCCGACCTGTCGTCCGAGCGCGAACTCTCCAAGCTGCTGCAGGCTGTGCTCGAGCGCGCCGTCACGCTGCTCGGCGTCACGGGTGGCGAGCTCGCGATCTACGACGAGCAGACGCGCGAGCTCGTGATCGTCGCGAGCCATCACATCGGCAAGGATTCCACCGGCGTCCGTCTTGGACTCGGTGAAGGCGCGATGGGTACGGTCGCGGTGACGCACGAACCGTTGATCATTCCGGAATACGACGAATGGTCGGGTCGTTCACGAAGCTATTCCGACGTGCGCAGTACCGTGCGCGCAGTTATGGCTGCACCGTTGCTGATCGGCAAGCGGCTCGTTGGAGCGATTGCGAGCGTGCACTCGGATCCGGCACGACAGTTCGGTGCCGACGATCTGCGATTGTTGAATCTGTTCGCGCCACAAGCCGCAATCGCGATCGAGAATGCGCGACTGTACACCGAAGCACAACGGCAGAAGGAGTATTTCGAGACGGTGGTCGTCAACAGTCCCGTTGCAATCGTGACGCTCGAGACCAACGGACGCATCACGTCGTTCAATCCCGCCTTCGAGAAATTGTTCGGATACACGCAGGAGGAAGGCGTCGGCCGCGATCTGGATGATCTGATCAACACGGAGGAGACGCAAGCCGAGGCTAAGGCGTACACGAGTCAGGCAACGCATCGTACGGCGAGAGGGATCGGCAAGCGTCGCCGCAAGGATGGCTCGATGCTCGACGTGGAGCTCGCAGGCGTGCCTGTCGCAGTCGAGGGAAAGAACGTCGGCATAATGGCGCTGTATCACGACGTGACCGATCTGTTGAGTGCCAAGCGCGAAGCAGAGTCTGCGAATCAGGCCAAGAGCCGGTTCCTGGCGAACATGAGTCACGAGCTGCGCACTCCGCTCAACGCCATCATCGGCTACAGCGAGATGCTGAAGGAAGACGCGGAGGAGAATGGCGACACCGCATACATCGCCGATCTGGGCAAGATCAGATCATCCGGCAAGCATCTGCTCGCGCTGATCAACGACGTGCTCGATCTGTCGAAGATCGAGGCAGGCAAGATGGAGTTGTACCTCGAGACGTTCGATGTGCGCGCAACAGTTGACGACGTCGTGACGACCGTCGAGCCACTCATAGCGCAGAATGGAAATCACCTCGAGGTGAACTGTGCGCCCGGACTCGGTGCGATGCGAGCGGACATGATCAAGGTGCGGCAGACGCTTCTCAATCTTCTGTCCAACGCGTCGAAGTTCACCGATCACGGAACCGTGCGTCTCGATGTAACGCGTGCGCGTGCCGCTGAAGGTGGCCGGGACGAGTACACGTTCCGCGTTTCCGACACCGGGATCGGAATGACGGATGCACAACAGGCAAAACTGTTCGAGGCGTTCTCGCAGGCAGAAGCGTCGACCACGCGTCGGTTTGGCGGCACCGGACTCGGCCTCGCGATATCGCGACGCTTCTGCGAGATGATGGGCGGCACTATCACCGTGGAGAGCGAGCACGGGCGCGGATCGACGTTCACAGTTCGTCTGCCTGCCAGCGTGGGCGAGAACACGCCGGCGGAGACGCCGGTCGCAGCCAGCGACGTCACGCAGAGTGCCGGCAGAGTACTTGTGATCGATGACGAGGCATCGGTGCGCTCGTTGATGCGCAGGTTCCTGCTGCGTGAAGGATTGACCGTCGACGAGGCAGCGACTGGAGAGGCAGGGCTGCGCGCGGCCCGGGAAACACGGCCGGATGCCATCACGCTCGACGTGATGATGCCCGGGATGGATGGCTGGTCGGTGCTGGCCGCGCTCAAGGCGGATCCGGATCTGTGCGACGTACCGGTCATCATGCTGACGATCGTGGACGACAAGCGAGCCGGCTTCGCACTCGGCGCTTCGGAGTATCTGACCAAGCCGATCGACCGCGAGCAGTTGCGCCGGGTGCTCGCGAAGTACCGGCCGCTTGAAGAGGGCGGATCGGTACTCGTGGTGGAGGACGATCCATCTGCGAGCGAGCTGTTGCGACGCACGCTCGGAGCCGAGGGGTGGCGGGTGAAAGTAGCCAGGAATGGACGCGAGGCGCTGACGCAGATGGATGTCGAGGAGCCCGCGATAATCCTGCTCGATCTCATGATGCCGGAGATGGACGGCTTCGAGTTTCTGTCCGAGATCCGGTCATTGCCCCGCGCGAGTACCGTTCCCGTGATCGTGGTGACAGCAAAGGAGTTGACAGCCGCAGAACGCAGCAAGCTCAACGGGCAGGTGACGACAGTGTTGCAGAAGGGAAATTACTCGCGCGACGAGCTGCTCTCGGAGATTGCCTCCAAGCTTGGCAATCGCATCAGACGAGACACGCAGATCGGGGAGACCCACTGA
- a CDS encoding protein kinase has translation MTEVGEQAQTRTLSADEVATLRHDMRTPVNHIVGYCELLLEDAEGPDHAARRARLEESLRAVRDALEMINASLSPGGRDVTQRDVDALYDRLRAPHARIMESMAALLTPQDHATVDEEFSADVRKIRNATEQLVAAKRSASIEPAATPERDIAAAENISSEGRGTILIVDDEPNNRAVLERHLERQGYTVVSAGDGAKALEIVQRASCDVVLLDVRMPGMDGREVLRRIKQDPATRDIPVVMISAADDLSTIAGCIEAGADDFLPKPFDQVILRARVGASIEKKRLRNLEVDYLRQVERVAEAATAVERGIYAAGSLAQVAERGDALGRLARVFDSMAVGVKAREQRLQDHVTNLRREMDEAKRSAAATGDTQEPDDGALIPGELFANRYQITRVVGRGGMGMVYKARDRELAEDVAIKTLRSNAMSDDPTVVERFKTEIRLARRISHRNVVRTHDLGEHDGAYYVTMEYVEGITVRELIDMRGHLSVPSTLGIAQQLAASLEVAHDQGVIHRDIKPQNMLLDPDGVLKVMDFGIARLAQHTSTLTQAGMVIGTPAYMAPEQLLAEEVDARSDLYAVGVVLYECLTGALPFEGASPIALIAKVLHTVPVSPAERDASVPLPLSGLVMRLLDKEPGGRPGSAAELRELLAELG, from the coding sequence GTGACCGAGGTGGGTGAGCAGGCGCAAACGCGCACATTGTCCGCGGATGAGGTGGCGACACTGCGTCACGATATGCGCACGCCGGTGAACCACATAGTCGGCTACTGTGAGCTGCTGCTCGAGGATGCGGAAGGTCCCGATCATGCAGCACGGCGCGCGCGGCTGGAGGAATCGTTGCGCGCGGTGCGGGATGCGCTGGAGATGATCAACGCGTCGCTCTCGCCTGGTGGTCGCGACGTGACGCAGCGGGATGTGGATGCGTTGTACGACAGGTTGCGCGCGCCGCACGCGCGGATCATGGAATCGATGGCCGCACTGCTCACCCCGCAGGATCATGCTACCGTCGACGAGGAATTTTCGGCGGACGTGCGGAAGATCCGCAATGCGACCGAGCAGCTGGTTGCAGCGAAGCGTAGTGCGTCGATCGAGCCAGCTGCAACGCCTGAGCGTGACATTGCCGCGGCAGAAAATATTTCGTCGGAGGGACGCGGCACGATCCTGATTGTTGATGACGAGCCGAACAACCGTGCAGTGCTCGAGCGGCATCTGGAGCGTCAGGGATATACCGTCGTATCCGCGGGAGACGGTGCGAAGGCGCTGGAGATCGTGCAGCGAGCCTCGTGCGACGTCGTGCTGCTCGACGTTCGGATGCCGGGAATGGATGGCCGGGAAGTGCTGCGACGCATCAAGCAGGATCCAGCGACGCGTGACATTCCGGTCGTGATGATATCCGCCGCGGATGATCTGTCCACGATCGCCGGGTGCATTGAAGCGGGTGCGGACGACTTTCTTCCCAAGCCATTCGATCAGGTGATTCTGCGCGCGCGCGTCGGTGCATCCATAGAGAAGAAGCGACTGCGCAATCTGGAAGTGGACTATCTGCGCCAGGTGGAGCGAGTCGCCGAGGCCGCGACCGCGGTCGAGCGTGGGATATACGCCGCGGGGTCGCTGGCGCAGGTCGCGGAGCGCGGTGATGCGCTTGGGCGGCTTGCTCGCGTGTTCGACTCGATGGCCGTTGGAGTGAAGGCGCGCGAACAGCGGTTGCAGGATCACGTGACGAATCTTCGTCGTGAGATGGACGAGGCCAAGCGATCGGCCGCTGCCACCGGCGACACACAGGAGCCGGACGACGGCGCGCTGATTCCTGGCGAGCTGTTCGCGAACCGGTATCAGATCACGCGCGTGGTGGGCCGCGGCGGAATGGGGATGGTATACAAGGCGCGCGATCGCGAGCTCGCCGAGGACGTTGCGATCAAGACGTTGCGCAGCAATGCGATGAGCGACGATCCGACCGTCGTGGAACGATTCAAGACAGAGATCAGGCTTGCGCGGCGCATCTCGCATCGCAACGTGGTGCGCACGCACGATCTTGGCGAGCACGACGGCGCGTACTACGTAACGATGGAGTACGTCGAGGGAATCACCGTGCGCGAGCTGATCGACATGCGCGGGCATCTGAGCGTGCCTTCGACACTCGGCATCGCGCAGCAGCTCGCGGCATCGCTGGAGGTTGCGCACGACCAGGGCGTGATCCATCGCGACATCAAGCCGCAGAACATGCTGCTGGACCCGGACGGCGTGCTCAAGGTGATGGATTTCGGAATCGCGCGCCTGGCGCAACACACCAGCACGCTGACCCAGGCTGGCATGGTGATCGGAACGCCGGCGTACATGGCGCCGGAGCAACTACTCGCCGAGGAAGTGGACGCGCGGAGCGATCTGTACGCTGTTGGTGTCGTTCTATATGAGTGCCTGACCGGCGCGCTGCCGTTCGAGGGCGCGTCACCGATCGCGCTGATTGCGAAGGTGCTGCATACAGTGCCGGTGTCGCCGGCGGAGCGCGATGCCAGTGTGCCGTTGCCGTTGTCGGGGCTGGTGATGCGGTTGCTCGACAAGGAGCCCGGTGGGAGGCCGGGGAGCGCGGCGGAGCTGAGGGAGTTGCTGGCGGAATTGGGGTGA
- a CDS encoding response regulator produces MSRVLLVEDNEMNRDMLSRRLRKKGFEVDMALDGAQGVEMARSGAYDIVLMDMSLPVIDGWEATRQLRAAPETQTIPIIALTAHAMSGDRDKAMDAGCSDYDTKPVEIDRLLLKMNTLLGGS; encoded by the coding sequence ATGTCCAGGGTGCTGTTGGTGGAGGACAACGAGATGAATCGTGACATGTTGTCGCGCAGGCTTCGGAAGAAGGGTTTCGAGGTCGACATGGCACTCGACGGGGCGCAGGGCGTGGAGATGGCGCGGAGTGGCGCGTACGACATCGTCCTGATGGACATGAGCCTCCCCGTGATCGACGGCTGGGAAGCGACACGACAGCTGCGTGCCGCTCCGGAGACGCAGACCATTCCGATAATTGCGCTCACCGCGCATGCGATGTCCGGCGATCGGGACAAGGCGATGGATGCCGGATGCAGCGACTATGATACGAAGCCCGTAGAGATCGACCGGCTGCTGCTCAAGATGAACACACTGCTTGGCGGATCGTGA
- a CDS encoding DUF2283 domain-containing protein, translating into MKLTYDPQADALMIILVERRTRAAQRHLVTREIAPAMYLDLDARGNPVSIEILDASARIPHKQLNSLPSPARILSLAQAAKESRLSPDTLRRQINNGRLKATKRGRDWAVSATDLLNYLESRDTRGRPSRLDPSARFQLDRRRALSPSS; encoded by the coding sequence ATGAAACTCACATATGATCCGCAGGCCGACGCTCTTATGATCATCCTCGTTGAGCGCCGCACAAGAGCTGCTCAACGACATCTCGTCACCCGCGAAATCGCACCAGCCATGTACCTTGATCTGGATGCGCGCGGCAATCCCGTGTCCATCGAAATCCTCGATGCGAGCGCGCGCATCCCACACAAGCAGCTCAACTCTCTTCCGTCACCAGCACGAATCCTTTCACTCGCACAAGCGGCGAAGGAAAGCCGGCTCTCACCTGACACACTTCGGCGCCAGATCAACAACGGGCGGCTCAAGGCCACAAAACGGGGCCGAGATTGGGCAGTGTCAGCAACCGATCTCCTGAACTATCTGGAATCGCGGGACACTCGCGGACGACCATCGCGACTGGACCCATCGGCGCGCTTCCAACTCGATCGGCGAAGGGCACTTTCCCCTTCATCCTGA